In one window of Funiculus sociatus GB2-C1 DNA:
- a CDS encoding amino acid permease has protein sequence MSARTSPPQLQRELGVLGATMMGLGSIVGTGVFVSIGIAAGIAGPAVILAMAIAALIATCNGLNSAQLAANHSVSGGTYEYGYKYLTPSLGFTAGWMFLLAKTASAATAALGFASYLLNATGLYGRGFLIPTALAAVVIFTLIVLGGIRRSNVTNIAIVSVTLLSLTFFIFACLPSAIANRAENLTPFFIGSPATVLEATALMFVAYTGYGRIATMGEEAREPRKTIPKAMIVTLVLTMLLYIAVATVGIAAVGSNVLGNTTNQSAPLEAAIRNVGSAGGAVVLSIGAMTAMLGVLLNLILGLSRVLLAMGRRRDAPRVLARLNPQGTTPNLAVLVVGIAIALLVLVGNVKTTWSFSAFNVLIYYAITNLAAWQLPNNQRLYPKWLAILGLVSCLFLAFWVDPQIWQIGLGLILAGLIWHKIRQF, from the coding sequence GTGTCTGCTAGAACCTCACCACCACAGCTGCAACGAGAGTTAGGGGTTTTAGGCGCAACCATGATGGGCTTAGGTTCGATTGTCGGTACTGGGGTATTTGTCAGTATCGGTATTGCAGCCGGAATCGCTGGCCCTGCGGTAATTTTAGCAATGGCGATCGCAGCCCTTATAGCAACCTGTAACGGTCTTAACAGCGCTCAACTAGCTGCAAATCATTCTGTCAGCGGTGGAACCTACGAATATGGCTATAAGTACCTAACTCCGAGTTTGGGGTTCACCGCAGGCTGGATGTTTCTTTTGGCAAAGACTGCTTCGGCGGCGACGGCTGCTTTGGGTTTTGCCAGTTACTTGTTGAATGCTACTGGTTTGTACGGGCGAGGATTTCTCATTCCCACGGCTCTAGCGGCTGTAGTTATTTTTACCTTAATTGTTCTTGGCGGCATCCGTCGCTCTAATGTCACCAATATTGCAATAGTATCGGTAACGCTACTATCTTTAACTTTCTTTATCTTTGCTTGTCTGCCGAGTGCGATCGCGAACCGTGCAGAAAATCTCACTCCCTTTTTCATCGGTTCCCCAGCGACGGTACTAGAAGCGACTGCGCTGATGTTTGTCGCCTACACAGGTTATGGGCGCATTGCCACAATGGGGGAGGAAGCGCGGGAACCCAGAAAGACGATTCCCAAGGCGATGATTGTCACCCTGGTATTGACAATGCTGCTTTACATAGCAGTGGCGACGGTTGGTATTGCCGCAGTGGGGTCTAATGTTTTGGGTAATACTACTAATCAGTCAGCACCGCTTGAGGCAGCAATTCGCAACGTGGGGAGTGCAGGTGGTGCTGTGGTGTTAAGTATCGGTGCCATGACTGCCATGTTGGGCGTGTTACTTAACCTGATTTTAGGCTTATCTCGCGTGTTGCTGGCGATGGGACGGCGGCGGGATGCACCTAGAGTTTTGGCGCGTTTGAACCCGCAAGGAACGACACCGAATTTGGCAGTGCTGGTTGTCGGAATTGCGATCGCGCTTTTGGTGCTGGTTGGTAATGTTAAAACGACCTGGTCGTTCAGCGCCTTTAACGTTTTGATTTACTATGCAATTACAAATTTGGCAGCATGGCAACTGCCAAATAATCAGCGACTCTATCCTAAATGGTTAGCCATATTAGGTTTAGTATCTTGTCTATTCCTGGCTTTTTGGGTAGATCCGCAAATTTGGCAAATCGGTCTAGGATTAATTCTCGCTGGACTAATTTGGCACAAAATAAGGCAGTTTTAA
- a CDS encoding type II toxin-antitoxin system CcdA family antitoxin, giving the protein MNERSVYSKRSGEKVEVAIHLDSELVDQIKHLTNDPSKVIETAIRQWLRGERDRDDELTRTLERNPPVPPRGEWND; this is encoded by the coding sequence ATGAACGAGCGGTCTGTGTATTCTAAAAGGTCAGGGGAAAAGGTGGAAGTTGCGATACACCTGGATTCGGAATTGGTAGATCAAATAAAGCACCTAACAAATGACCCAAGTAAGGTGATTGAGACAGCCATAAGACAGTGGCTGAGGGGAGAACGCGATCGCGATGACGAACTGACCCGCACCCTAGAGCGAAATCCGCCCGTGCCTCCGAGAGGCGAATGGAACGATTGA
- a CDS encoding MotA/TolQ/ExbB proton channel family protein, whose product MSVLRLFFLGGVVMLPLLGFSILAVALILERIFFWQQITIRQNRFVREVLALYRGNPQSADVRAQAIAILQQNVDLPMARIFLAALELEKPTPEDFRLALESAAQAELPLLKRFSTVFDTIISIAPLLGLLGTVLGLINSFASLRLGDVGGTQTADVTAGISEALISTAFGLIVAIFTLLFANTFRGLYGRQLAFIQQYGGQLELLYRRGYERSLLG is encoded by the coding sequence ATGTCAGTCCTGCGTCTATTTTTTCTTGGTGGGGTGGTCATGTTGCCGCTTCTGGGATTCTCTATCCTGGCAGTGGCATTGATTTTAGAAAGGATTTTTTTTTGGCAGCAGATTACTATTCGCCAAAATCGTTTCGTGCGCGAAGTTTTGGCGCTGTACCGCGGTAATCCACAGTCTGCCGATGTCAGGGCCCAAGCGATCGCAATTCTACAGCAAAATGTAGATTTACCGATGGCGCGGATATTTCTGGCAGCTTTGGAATTAGAAAAGCCCACCCCAGAGGACTTTCGGCTGGCTTTAGAAAGTGCCGCTCAAGCAGAGTTACCCTTGCTGAAGCGTTTTAGTACAGTATTTGATACGATTATCAGCATTGCCCCACTGTTAGGTCTTTTGGGGACAGTTTTAGGTTTGATTAACTCTTTTGCCTCTCTGAGATTGGGAGATGTAGGAGGTACTCAAACTGCCGATGTCACAGCCGGAATTAGCGAGGCTTTAATTTCCACAGCATTTGGGCTGATAGTGGCTATCTTTACCCTCCTTTTTGCCAATACGTTTAGGGGGTTGTATGGGCGGCAACTTGCCTTTATTCAGCAGTATGGAGGTCAGCTAGAATTGCTATATCGTCGCGGCTACGAGCGATCGCTTTTGGGATGA
- a CDS encoding DUF3386 domain-containing protein, which yields MIAANARDLFRAAYENRYTWDANFPGYSAEVELKQGDEVYKGKIRINRDLSVEVTGIEDETVQESVYTQLRDIITHRKRGDFEKAHGKNEFNLGETDSTGAKEILVKGDAMGSNYKIRGTEICQVSRVMGRMAFTIDTKESLDTGKGYVSSRYDVVFRNPQTGETTKELQFEDTFDKIGDYYVMTKQVVHSNEQGQKTTTEFNYSNIKLLEPVAV from the coding sequence ATGATTGCAGCAAACGCTCGCGACTTATTTCGGGCTGCCTACGAAAACCGCTACACTTGGGATGCCAACTTTCCCGGATACAGCGCCGAGGTAGAACTCAAGCAAGGTGATGAAGTCTACAAAGGCAAAATTCGCATCAACCGCGATTTGAGCGTAGAAGTCACTGGCATCGAAGACGAAACGGTGCAAGAGAGCGTCTATACTCAGCTCAGAGATATTATCACCCACCGCAAACGGGGAGATTTTGAAAAAGCTCACGGCAAAAACGAGTTTAACCTTGGCGAAACCGACTCTACTGGCGCTAAGGAAATTCTAGTTAAAGGCGATGCGATGGGGTCTAACTACAAAATTCGAGGCACCGAAATTTGTCAGGTGAGTCGGGTGATGGGTCGGATGGCTTTTACAATAGATACCAAGGAAAGCTTAGATACAGGAAAAGGTTACGTATCCTCTCGCTACGATGTCGTCTTCCGCAACCCTCAGACAGGTGAAACGACCAAGGAACTGCAATTTGAGGATACTTTCGATAAAATTGGTGATTACTATGTGATGACCAAGCAGGTAGTTCACTCGAATGAGCAAGGTCAGAAAACTACCACCGAGTTCAACTACTCAAATATTAAGTTGCTTGAACCAGTAGCAGTTTAG
- a CDS encoding tetratricopeptide repeat protein, whose amino-acid sequence MTRIIIRYYDPSYPYLESAIRSIKGDFEIVVYDDGSREFPDLNSVKNRCQIRRLEHRGPASTLIQALIDAKRENVQQVFILDGDDEAQESLPNFLNSSLQLPYTAVIGQFRDEPSPIYKSQGTDLFQEAVANLKFCPPCFSLKLGNWAEELPSVLQMVQTEYLATGTLFLGLFLTRQTGISVTDKVIYWRQHEAQTYRQHHQERLLVGQRIWQIYNQRILEDCSQTLRLHPNDAVAYYNRGNVRSRLGDRQGAIEDYTQALQFNSNFSEAYSNRGVARFDLGDYQGAIADYSQALLRTPNFAHAYNNRGNARLRMGEHLAAIEDLHKAANLFLVQGDVENYKRSHTLLAEAHFNRGITFSRQGKLNEALTCYQKALDIKPDFPPARYQVHTIKKGYEFTTDWFSINLDIWQKYLIHLSQVSGLNILEIGSWEGRSTCWFVDNLLIQDYSKITCIDTFEGSLEQSRYDPSYLSSIESRFNYNISRTDYPEKVCKIVGKSQEILRSLPLESYDVVYIDGSHLASDVLEDAVLSWRLSKVDGIIIFDDYDFVFPENNVQNPKVAIDAFISFFDSKVKVFHQSHQVLLQKISH is encoded by the coding sequence ATGACCAGAATAATTATTCGCTACTACGATCCTAGCTATCCCTATTTAGAGTCGGCTATAAGGTCGATAAAGGGAGATTTTGAAATCGTTGTATACGATGACGGTAGCCGCGAGTTCCCGGATTTAAACTCAGTTAAAAATCGATGCCAAATTAGAAGATTAGAGCATCGGGGGCCAGCTTCTACTCTCATACAAGCTTTGATTGATGCCAAGAGAGAAAACGTACAACAAGTATTTATTCTAGATGGCGATGATGAGGCGCAAGAGTCTCTGCCGAATTTTCTCAACTCATCATTGCAATTACCTTACACGGCTGTGATCGGGCAATTCCGAGATGAACCTTCTCCAATTTACAAAAGCCAGGGAACTGATTTATTTCAGGAAGCTGTTGCCAATCTAAAATTTTGCCCCCCTTGCTTTAGTTTAAAGCTGGGAAATTGGGCTGAAGAATTGCCCAGCGTTCTTCAAATGGTGCAAACAGAATATCTGGCAACCGGAACTTTATTTTTGGGTTTATTTCTAACTCGTCAAACAGGTATTTCTGTCACCGATAAGGTAATTTATTGGAGACAGCACGAGGCACAAACCTACAGACAACACCACCAGGAAAGACTTTTGGTTGGGCAAAGGATTTGGCAAATTTATAATCAAAGAATTTTGGAGGATTGTAGCCAAACATTGCGGCTTCATCCCAATGATGCTGTTGCTTATTACAATCGAGGTAATGTCCGATCTAGATTGGGCGATCGCCAAGGAGCAATTGAGGATTACACTCAGGCGTTACAGTTTAATTCTAACTTTAGTGAAGCTTACAGCAACCGAGGTGTGGCACGCTTTGATCTAGGAGATTACCAAGGCGCGATCGCAGACTATTCTCAAGCATTGCTACGAACCCCTAACTTTGCCCATGCTTACAATAATCGCGGTAACGCCCGTTTGAGGATGGGCGAACATCTAGCCGCAATTGAGGATTTACACAAAGCGGCTAATTTGTTTCTTGTGCAAGGGGATGTGGAGAATTACAAGCGATCGCATACTCTCCTCGCTGAAGCACATTTTAACCGGGGAATCACTTTCTCTAGACAAGGTAAGCTTAATGAAGCTTTAACTTGTTACCAAAAGGCGCTGGACATTAAACCGGATTTTCCTCCCGCACGCTATCAAGTTCATACTATAAAGAAAGGTTACGAATTTACTACCGATTGGTTCTCCATAAATCTTGATATTTGGCAAAAATATTTAATACATCTTTCTCAGGTTTCTGGATTAAATATCTTAGAAATCGGAAGTTGGGAAGGAAGGTCTACTTGTTGGTTTGTAGACAATCTCTTAATTCAAGATTATAGTAAGATTACTTGTATAGATACCTTCGAGGGAAGTTTAGAACAGAGTCGTTACGATCCTAGTTATTTAAGCTCTATCGAAAGCCGATTTAACTATAACATCAGTCGAACAGACTATCCGGAAAAAGTATGCAAAATAGTAGGCAAGTCTCAAGAAATATTGCGCTCGTTACCGCTAGAATCCTATGATGTTGTTTACATTGATGGTTCCCATCTAGCCAGCGATGTCCTTGAAGATGCCGTTTTAAGTTGGAGACTGTCCAAAGTTGACGGTATTATCATCTTTGATGATTATGATTTTGTCTTTCCCGAAAATAACGTGCAAAATCCCAAGGTTGCTATAGACGCTTTTATTTCATTTTTTGATAGTAAAGTTAAAGTTTTTCATCAATCTCACCAAGTTTTACTACAGAAAATAAGTCATTAG
- a CDS encoding LmeA family phospholipid-binding protein — protein MLGGLTGFTNNTGTDWGERVLNTVASKTIRHLFTQSESVEVAVRCYPSSKLLQGSIDSFKMNGSGLVIRREFRAQEVSFETDAVSIDFSGVMNGKILLKQPTQAVAQVTLSEADINQSFQAELVKKRLQNLETPELTELSGGQPVSFSEVNVQLLPNNQVQIFAQADLGEKGMVPVSMTATLAAERRRRVRFKDAKFQSEAVPESLRDISDTLTKVFAEILDNMVDLDRFNLDGVTLRINRLETQGKTLVFSGYAQIERVPNNP, from the coding sequence ATGTTAGGCGGCCTTACTGGTTTCACAAACAATACAGGCACGGATTGGGGAGAGCGCGTTCTCAATACAGTAGCCAGCAAGACGATTCGCCACTTGTTTACCCAGAGTGAGTCTGTAGAAGTTGCTGTTCGCTGCTATCCCTCCAGCAAACTTCTACAAGGAAGTATTGACAGCTTCAAGATGAATGGCAGTGGTCTGGTAATTCGCCGCGAGTTTCGCGCCCAGGAGGTTTCTTTTGAGACAGATGCCGTCTCAATTGACTTCAGCGGTGTAATGAACGGTAAGATTCTGCTGAAGCAGCCCACCCAAGCGGTTGCCCAAGTAACGCTATCAGAAGCAGATATCAACCAATCCTTCCAAGCAGAACTGGTAAAAAAGCGGCTACAAAATCTTGAAACACCTGAATTGACAGAATTATCTGGCGGTCAGCCTGTATCCTTTAGCGAAGTAAACGTACAGCTGCTACCCAATAACCAAGTCCAAATTTTTGCCCAAGCAGATTTAGGCGAAAAAGGAATGGTTCCAGTCAGCATGACCGCAACCCTAGCAGCGGAAAGGCGGCGGCGCGTTCGTTTTAAAGATGCCAAATTTCAATCTGAAGCGGTGCCTGAATCGTTAAGGGATATTTCTGATACCTTGACAAAAGTATTCGCTGAGATTTTAGATAACATGGTCGATCTGGATCGCTTTAATCTCGATGGTGTAACGCTGCGAATCAATCGGCTGGAAACACAAGGGAAAACGCTAGTTTTCAGCGGTTACGCCCAAATCGAGCGCGTTCCCAATAATCCCTAA
- a CDS encoding UDP-glucose dehydrogenase family protein, producing MRVCVIGTGYVGLVTGASLAHIGHHVICVDNNEEKVKLMKAGQSPIYEPGLSDIMQSASSSGNLEFTTDLGAGVAHGEILFIAVGTPPLPTGESDTRYVEAVARGIGSHLDNSYKVIVNKSTVPIGSGDWVRMIVLDGVSERQKSLVAAGDVGVEEKFGEFTAQFDVVSNPEFLREGSAVYDTFNPDRIVLGSTNPKAIAMMQELYAPIVERKVAEDQSLPPVPVVVTDINSAEMIKYAANAFLATKISFINEVANICDRVGADVTQVAKGIGLDSRIGNKFLQAGIGWGGSCFPKDVSALIHTAEDYGYDAQLMKAAVSVNQRQRLIALEKLQQVLKILKGKTVGLLGLTFKPDTDDMRDAPALMLIEQLNRLGAKVKAFDPIVSSTGMRHGLTGVFVETDPERLADGCDALVLVTDWQQFRNLDFAKMAKLMNNPVMIDGRNFLDRKEVENAGFQYVGVGR from the coding sequence ATGCGTGTTTGTGTAATTGGCACTGGATATGTTGGCTTAGTAACAGGTGCCAGCCTTGCTCATATCGGGCATCATGTCATCTGTGTGGACAATAATGAAGAAAAAGTCAAGTTGATGAAGGCGGGACAGTCGCCAATATATGAGCCGGGGCTGTCGGATATTATGCAGTCGGCTTCGAGTTCAGGGAATCTGGAGTTCACAACTGATTTAGGTGCAGGGGTGGCTCATGGAGAAATTCTGTTTATCGCAGTGGGGACACCGCCTTTGCCCACAGGTGAAAGCGATACGCGCTACGTGGAAGCTGTTGCGCGTGGAATCGGCTCTCATCTTGATAACAGCTACAAAGTGATTGTGAATAAATCCACAGTGCCAATTGGATCTGGTGACTGGGTGCGGATGATTGTGCTGGATGGTGTTTCTGAACGCCAGAAATCGCTGGTAGCAGCTGGCGATGTTGGTGTCGAAGAGAAATTTGGAGAGTTTACCGCGCAGTTTGATGTGGTAAGCAATCCGGAGTTTTTGCGGGAAGGTTCGGCGGTTTACGACACGTTTAACCCGGATCGGATTGTACTGGGAAGCACTAATCCCAAAGCGATCGCTATGATGCAAGAACTCTACGCGCCCATCGTAGAGCGTAAGGTTGCCGAAGATCAATCCCTACCACCAGTGCCAGTTGTGGTGACAGACATCAACTCAGCGGAGATGATCAAGTACGCCGCTAATGCTTTCCTGGCAACCAAAATCAGCTTTATCAACGAAGTTGCTAATATATGCGATCGCGTCGGTGCTGATGTCACTCAGGTGGCAAAGGGCATCGGTTTAGATTCCCGCATTGGCAACAAATTTTTGCAAGCTGGAATTGGCTGGGGCGGTTCTTGCTTCCCGAAAGATGTCTCTGCCTTGATTCACACGGCTGAAGATTACGGCTATGATGCCCAACTGATGAAAGCTGCTGTCAGCGTTAACCAACGCCAGCGTCTGATTGCTCTGGAAAAACTCCAGCAGGTTCTCAAAATCCTTAAGGGCAAAACTGTCGGACTTCTGGGTTTGACCTTCAAACCAGATACCGATGATATGCGCGACGCACCAGCACTGATGCTGATCGAGCAACTGAACCGACTGGGAGCGAAAGTAAAAGCCTTCGACCCGATTGTTTCTTCTACAGGGATGCGCCACGGTTTAACTGGCGTGTTTGTGGAAACCGATCCAGAACGGCTGGCTGATGGCTGCGATGCCTTGGTGCTGGTTACAGACTGGCAACAGTTCCGGAATCTGGACTTCGCTAAAATGGCGAAGCTGATGAATAACCCCGTGATGATTGACGGGCGCAACTTCCTTGACCGGAAGGAAGTTGAAAACGCTGGTTTCCAATATGTGGGCGTAGGACGCTAA
- the lepA gene encoding translation elongation factor 4, translating into MTSVPVSHIRNFSIIAHIDHGKSTLADRLLQSTGTVEDRQMKEQFLDNMDLERERGITIKLQAARMNYTAKDGEQYVLNLIDTPGHVDFSYEVSRSLAACEGALLVVDASQGVEAQTLANVYLALENNLEIIPVLNKIDLPGAEPDRVKGEIEEIIGLDCSGAILASAKEGIGIDEILESIVHLVPPPQDTVSERLRALIFDSYYDSYRGVIVYFRVMDGTVKKGDRIRLMASGTEYEIDELGVLCPTQKQVNELHAGEVGYLGAAIKAVEDARVGDTITLAKAQAAEPLPGYTEAKPMVFCGMFPTDADQYPDLREALEKLKLNDAALHYEPETSSAMGFGFRCGFLGLLHMEIVQERLEREYDLDLIITAPSVVYRVITNKGEELYIDNPSHLPAPNEREKIEEPYVKVDMITPETYVGTLMELCQNRRGIFKDMKYLTQGRTTVTYELPLAEVVTDFFDQMKSRTRGYASMEYHLIGYQENPLVKLDIMINGDPVDALAMIVHRDKAYGVGRALTEKLKELIPRHQFKIPLQASIGSKVIASEQIPALRKDVLAKCYGGDISRKKKLLQKQAKGKKRMKSIGTVDVPQSAFMAVLRLDQE; encoded by the coding sequence ATGACCTCAGTACCTGTTTCTCACATTCGTAATTTCTCCATCATCGCCCACATTGACCACGGTAAATCCACCCTGGCGGATCGCCTCTTGCAATCCACAGGTACTGTAGAAGATCGGCAGATGAAGGAACAGTTCCTAGACAATATGGATTTAGAACGGGAGCGCGGCATTACCATTAAGCTGCAAGCTGCCCGGATGAACTATACTGCCAAAGACGGTGAGCAGTACGTTCTAAATTTAATTGATACTCCCGGTCACGTAGATTTCTCCTACGAGGTATCGCGCAGTCTCGCCGCTTGCGAAGGCGCACTTTTAGTAGTGGATGCGTCCCAAGGTGTGGAAGCTCAAACTCTCGCCAATGTCTATCTTGCTCTTGAGAATAACCTGGAAATTATACCAGTTTTAAATAAGATTGATTTGCCAGGAGCCGAGCCAGATAGGGTAAAGGGAGAAATTGAAGAAATTATTGGGCTAGATTGCAGCGGTGCAATTCTTGCTTCTGCTAAAGAGGGGATTGGGATTGACGAGATTCTGGAGTCTATCGTTCACCTGGTACCGCCCCCGCAAGATACAGTTTCAGAACGATTGCGGGCGTTGATTTTTGATAGCTACTACGACAGCTACCGGGGTGTAATTGTATACTTCCGGGTGATGGATGGTACGGTGAAAAAAGGCGATCGCATCCGCCTGATGGCTAGCGGAACAGAATACGAAATTGACGAATTAGGTGTCCTTTGCCCCACCCAAAAGCAGGTAAATGAACTACACGCCGGAGAAGTGGGCTACCTAGGAGCAGCGATTAAAGCTGTCGAAGATGCCAGAGTCGGAGACACCATTACCTTAGCCAAGGCCCAAGCAGCCGAACCGTTACCTGGTTACACCGAAGCAAAACCAATGGTCTTCTGTGGTATGTTTCCCACAGATGCCGACCAATACCCCGACTTGCGAGAGGCTTTAGAAAAGCTAAAGTTAAATGATGCCGCCCTGCACTACGAACCAGAAACATCGAGTGCGATGGGATTCGGCTTCCGCTGCGGCTTTTTGGGCTTGCTACACATGGAGATTGTCCAAGAGCGGTTAGAGCGAGAATATGACCTGGATTTAATTATCACCGCTCCTTCCGTAGTCTATCGGGTAATCACCAACAAAGGTGAAGAACTCTACATCGATAATCCCAGCCACCTACCAGCGCCGAACGAGCGCGAAAAAATCGAAGAACCTTATGTCAAGGTAGACATGATTACACCAGAAACGTATGTAGGTACGCTGATGGAGTTGTGTCAAAATCGACGCGGTATCTTCAAAGACATGAAGTATTTAACTCAGGGGCGAACTACGGTGACATATGAGTTACCCCTGGCGGAAGTAGTGACGGACTTTTTCGATCAGATGAAGTCCAGAACGAGGGGTTATGCCAGTATGGAATATCACCTGATTGGCTATCAGGAAAATCCGCTGGTTAAGTTGGATATCATGATTAACGGAGATCCGGTTGATGCCTTGGCGATGATTGTCCACCGTGACAAAGCCTATGGCGTGGGACGAGCTTTAACAGAAAAGTTAAAAGAACTAATTCCCCGGCATCAATTCAAGATACCTCTTCAAGCTTCGATAGGCAGTAAAGTCATCGCCAGCGAACAAATCCCAGCTTTGAGAAAAGACGTTCTTGCCAAGTGCTACGGCGGTGACATCTCCCGGAAGAAAAAATTGTTGCAGAAGCAAGCTAAGGGTAAAAAGCGCATGAAGTCAATAGGTACAGTTGATGTACCCCAATCAGCCTTCATGGCGGTGTTGCGCCTCGACCAAGAATAA
- a CDS encoding UDP-glucuronic acid decarboxylase family protein: protein MRIIVTGGAGFVGSHLIDRLMSSGHEVICLDNFYTGSKRNILKWLGHPYFEMIRHDITEPIRLEVDQIYHLACPASPVHYQYNPVKTVKTSVLGTMNMLGLAKRVKARFLLASTSEVYGDPDVHPQPEEYRGNVNPIGIRSCYDEGKRIAETLSFDYHRQNGVDIRVARIFNTYGPRMLENDGRVVSNFIVQALRGIPLTVYGDGSQTRSFCYVSDLVEGLIRLMNGEHTGPINLGNPDEYTILELAQKIQHMVNPDADIKFEALPQDDPKQRQPDITRAKTWLDWEPSIPLQEGLKLTVEDFRERINNG, encoded by the coding sequence ATGCGAATTATAGTTACAGGTGGTGCGGGTTTCGTGGGTTCTCATCTCATCGACCGATTGATGAGTTCTGGACACGAAGTCATCTGCTTAGATAACTTCTACACGGGAAGTAAGCGCAACATCTTGAAATGGCTGGGTCACCCTTACTTTGAGATGATCCGCCACGACATCACAGAACCAATTCGGCTAGAAGTAGATCAGATATATCATCTAGCCTGCCCTGCTTCCCCTGTTCACTACCAATACAACCCAGTCAAAACCGTCAAAACAAGCGTTTTGGGGACGATGAATATGCTGGGTTTAGCTAAGCGGGTAAAAGCCAGATTCCTTCTGGCGTCAACTTCTGAGGTGTATGGCGACCCCGACGTTCATCCCCAGCCAGAAGAGTATCGAGGCAATGTCAACCCAATTGGGATACGTTCTTGTTACGACGAAGGCAAGAGAATTGCAGAAACTTTATCGTTTGACTATCATCGCCAAAATGGTGTAGATATTCGGGTTGCTCGAATCTTCAACACTTATGGCCCGCGAATGTTAGAAAATGACGGTCGAGTAGTGAGTAATTTTATCGTCCAAGCGCTGCGAGGAATACCGTTAACTGTGTATGGTGATGGTTCGCAAACTCGGAGTTTTTGTTATGTTTCTGACCTGGTGGAAGGGCTGATCCGATTGATGAATGGCGAACATACTGGGCCGATTAATTTAGGTAATCCAGATGAATACACCATCTTAGAATTGGCTCAGAAAATACAACATATGGTGAATCCGGACGCGGACATTAAATTTGAAGCACTGCCGCAAGATGACCCTAAGCAGAGACAACCAGATATTACTCGTGCTAAAACTTGGTTGGATTGGGAACCTAGCATTCCTCTGCAAGAAGGGTTAAAACTGACTGTAGAAGATTTTAGGGAGCGCATCAACAACGGTTAA